The Apium graveolens cultivar Ventura chromosome 3, ASM990537v1, whole genome shotgun sequence sequence CTTACAATGCTGGCTACACCCATGTGTGTGTTACATGCATACTTGTTTCCGTCAACGCTATGTCTGTTTACTTTTTGTTGTAGTCTATAGGTCTCTTTTGTTTGCTTAACATTTTTTCTTTTGGTGCTTTAAAAGACTGGAATTGATGAAATTAGTGTGGTACCAAGAGGCATGGAGGAGATTGTCGACTATGTTAAGGAAATATATAATAACATACCTATGTTTATAACTGAAAACGGTGATTTTTTTTCATGCTTTCTGTACTCTCATCACTTACGACTTGTGTTCCTGTTGTTTTGACAAATGGATTTTACAGAACTGGACTTTCTGAAACACAAATTTTTCTACACACACTGACAGACTAGTTGCACCTAATTTTCATGTAAATTTTATACTGAATTGCAAATTTAATAGAATAGCTCTGTTAGAATCAGATGGAGCATATTAATTCCTAATTATCGTCCCTTTTATTGTTTGAACTGCTTCATGAATGCCTTAGTTCCTACAAAAATTAAATGTTGAGGGACATTTATGCGGGACTCCGTAAAGGTTATCATGCAGGCCAATTATCCAAGATTATAAACTGAAGATTGTTTCTTACTATTTTGTGGCATGTCACGAAATTATATGATGCAGATGATGGACTGAAATCTGTAAATGACTACTGCAGGTTATTCTGCACCACATGGGGAAGATGTTACACTAAAAGACATTCTAAATGACACAAAGCAGATTGAATTTCACAAAGCATACCTTGCTTCTTTGGTACGAGCAATTAGGTGATTACATTACTTTAGATTGTATTCCAACTTCCTCAGTTTGAATCATAGTCCTTGTATTCGCCTCTAAAGAAAACATCTTTACTTGTTCTTTAAACAAAAGACTCCAGCTATTCTACACAATAGCAAGATCTAATGCACTTCAGTAGGTATGAAACTACTATAGGGAAATTTTCTGTTCAACAAcattttaatttaatttcttgATTTTGTTCAGGAACGGCGCTGATGTGCGTGGATATTTTGTGTGGACATTGTTGGATGATTTTGAATGGGTATTTGGATATGATGTGAGATTCAGATTGTACTATGTGGATCCGCACACACTTGATCGTATCCCCAAGCTTTCTGCCATGTGGTATAACAGTTTTTTGACTGAAAATGATAGCTTCAGTAGGAAAGAAGAAGCATATTGAGATTTATTGCAAGATAAATACATTACAACTCGTGAATCATTGGGAAAGAAAGCAGAATTATAATCATCTTGTAGCATGGCTACGAAATTACTGTTTTACATGAGTACATGCAAGTAGAGGTATATATTGTCTACTTTGTACCAGAAATCGCAGTAATTCTGTTGTTTACTAAAAAGAATGTATTTCATTTGCAGAGATGTAAAACCTTGGCATTTTATACAATTCATTGACGTCTTATTTTCCTTTACTACTGGCTgtcaagaacaaaaagagaaaTTTATGTTACGAGTTAGTGTCGCACGAGGGAGGGGTAGAGTGCTAGTATACAATCATTAAAATAACTTTATTAGTATATGATTTTTTGGATGTGCTCGAAAATAAATTCTTACAGACACGATCCAGAGCGAAAAAAATTATACTAACGTAGAGTTAAGTCTGCTTAGCAAGCAATATGGGCATTATGGAAGTTGTACACAGCCCCAGCCAGTTCCACAAATAGTGTCGGAACTAGATGGGCTATAGGGTGCTTGAGATCCCCCAATCTCCGAAAATGGCAAGACAGTCTCTCTTTTGCGGTCGTGTTCaacttttttttttcaatttcaaataaatatttgattttttcTTAATATTAGAAGTTCGAACTCAAGATTTTTGTAATTATGAGTTCTAAGATCAACTCCAATAGAGTTTTAGGAATATCAAATGTATATACATCATATTACTGCAACATTGCTGAAATCAAATAAAGAAGGTACAACAATTCATGCCAGGCTAGTTAAGTCAGTCGTATGCTGCTACTTTACAAAATGAATATGAATCaataaaaagaaaaaacaaaTTGAATTGCACACATATATTGTTACAAAGTGATTTCAACTTATCCTAAATCCATATTTTCTAACTAGAAGTGATTTGTTTAAATCAAGCTCACAAtccttcttcatcctcagcttcCATCAACCTCTCCACTACGATATCCGCATCATCTTTAACCCATTGAGAATGTTGATCGCCATATTCTATTGAGCTCAAGAAAAATGGAATTAAATTCTTTTCAAGAAAATGATTTATTGCATCAGGCACAACCCGCCCACCAGCCTGCGATTTTTGGTAGTCAGTGCAAATTGGTGAATagacaaaaataaaatttatatatgtAAATAAAAGTTGCAATTTCATACAACATGGTTGAATACTTCTGcataaataatatatatacaagATGAGTCTtgatttaattaatatcttttttaatttatgaaatatgATGAAGCACGCTTAGATGACTTCAATTTCATCTCCTCTATCATTGGGGATGCAATAGTCGGaacattttcttcattgtttactTCGTAAAATTGAAAGATTTCAATTTTTGGCCAATTTTTCTGAAAATAGGCCATATTGACTTAATTGATAGAAATTTGTTTTTTAATTTCATGTACCCAAAAATATAAAGGTAAGATGGTGTAGTAGTTCATTTTTTTTGACAAATTATATTAAAAAGGAAAATCGTTGAGCAAAATTTCGGTGTCAAGATCTAAAATCAGATTCTCAAAAAAGATCAATAATAGTTTATGAACAAAAGAAAAATTAAGAGATCGAGAAAATCAGGACTAGGAAAGTAGAGTTTGAGGGTGGAAAATAAAGCGTGATAAACACAAGGGCTTCACTAGGACATGACGACTAAGTTTTCAATCTTAGTTCCACAACGTGAACTTTGTAATCCAAGATTGGTTATTTTAACTAGAAATTTAAGAGAGTACACAAATGATAATAGAGAAACTAAAGTAAGAGAGTAAATTTATATAGATATGAAGGATAACAACATATTTGTGATTGCAACGCTTGACTTTCATAGTTACAAATATTTTCATCAAAGGAACATTTTAGACACTAAATTGTTATTTTGAAAAGTACAAAATACTAACGCATGGATACTTCTCGAAtgttctttttttttccttttttagGTAATTCCCGAAGGTTCTTGATTCTTCTTATAGTtgataatgatgaacatatttgtggaaaaaataaaaaaatttcacCCTCTGACGACGTCGTTAGCTGATAAAAAAATCTCACaaatatgtattattaaaatTTTTTCCCCTTATCCTCACGTTAGTATGCCGTCTACTCTATTATCTAATTAATTCTACTTTTATCGGTCATGTTACATTACAATATAGATTTTTAaatgagatttttaaaaatttaagtTGACAGAGACCAAATATAGTAATCAAACTTAAAGTCAGGTCTGAGTTCCTATTTAATTTACTT is a genomic window containing:
- the LOC141713830 gene encoding beta-glucosidase 18-like, translated to MGNLYPIRVLDPLVFGDYPAEMRRYLGSELPQFSKEEIDYVKGSVDFIGLNHYTTHYSVDCIYSNCTEGADHAIKGYQQQKNEQDGIRIGEPTGIDEISVVPRGMEEIVDYVKEIYNNIPMFITENGYSAPHGEDVTLKDILNDTKQIEFHKAYLASLVRAIRNGADVRGYFVWTLLDDFEWVFGYDVRFRLYYVDPHTLDRIPKLSAMWYNSFLTENDSFSRKEEAY